The Aythya fuligula isolate bAytFul2 chromosome 2, bAytFul2.pri, whole genome shotgun sequence genome contains a region encoding:
- the IRX2 gene encoding iroquois-class homeodomain protein IRX-2 produces MSYPQGYLYQPPGSLALYSCPAYGASALAAPRSEELARSSSGSAFSPYPGSAAFTAQAAATGFTSPLQYSTDPATGFPSYMGSPYDAHTTGMTGAISYHPYGSPAYPYQLNDPAYRKNATRDATATLKAWLQEHRKNPYPTKGEKIMLAIITKMTLTQVSTWFANARRRLKKENKMTWAPRNKSEDEDDDEGDGARSKEESPEKMPESNETSAEDEGISLHVDSLTDHSCSAESDGEKLPCRAGDPLCESGSECKDKYEDVEEEEEDDDEEDEDDEEDIEEDDGGGGERDPPAKPATSSPLAAVEAPLLGHPHADAARSASKAALGGRASPGPPTPASKPKLWSLAEIATSDLKSQNLGQGCQPAALSSATPASAPHSAAYSPSSLLGRHIYYTSPFYSNYTNYGNFNALQSQGILRYNSAAVASNEGLSQTVLNASSVHKQSSDSLKTITNQLEQHYRPSSYDSKKDPTEVCTVGVQPYL; encoded by the exons GTTACCTCTACCAGCCCCCCGGCTCGCTGGCTCTGTACTCCTGCCCGGCGTACGGGGCGTCGGCGCTGGCGGCCCCCAGGAGCGAGGAGCTGGCCAGGTCTTCGTCGGGATCGGCGTTCAGCCCTTACCCGGGATCGGCAGCTTTCACCGCCCAGGCGGCGGCCACAGGCTTCACCAGCCCGCTCCAGTACTCCACAGACCCCGCCACGGGATTCCCCTCCTACATG gGCTCCCCTTACGACGCCCATACGACAGGGATGACCGGAGCCATCAGCTACCACCCGTACGGCAGCCCTGCCTACCCCTACCAGCTCAACGACCCCGCGTACAGGAAAAACGCCACCCGCGACGCCACGGCCACGCTGAaggcctggctgcaggagcaccgCAAGAACCCCTACCCCACCAAGGGCGAGAAGATCATGCTGGCCATCATCACCAAGATGACCCTCACCCAGGTCTCCACCTGGTTCGCCAACGCCCGCCGGCGGCTCAAGAAGGAGAACAAGATGACCTGGGCCCCGCGGAACAAGAGCGAGGACGAGGATGACGACGAAGGCGACGGGGCGAGGAGTAAAGAGGAGAGTCCCGAGAAGATGCCCGAGAGCAACGAAACCTCCGCGGAGGATGAAG GGATCAGCTTGCACGTCGACTCGCTGACGGACCACTCCTGCTCCGCCGAGTCGGACGGCGAGAAGCTGCCCTGCCGAGCCGGCGACCCCCTCTGCGAGTCGGGCTCGGAGTGCAAGGACAAGTACGAGGACgtcgaggaggaggaggaggacgacgACGAGGAGGACGAGGACGACGAGGAGGACATCGAGGAGGAcgacggcggcggcggggagcgcgACCCGCCGGCCAAGCCCGCCACCTCCTCGCCGCTGGCCGCCGTGGAGGCCCCGCTGCTCGGCCACCCGCACGCCGACGCCGCCCGCAGCGCCAGCAAGGCGGCGCTGGGCGGCCGCGCCTCCCCCGGGCCCCCGACGCCGGCCAGCAAGCCCAAGCTCTGGTCGCTGGCCGAAATCGCTACCTCGGACCTCAAGAGCCAGAACCTGGGCCAAGGCTGCCAGCCAGCGGCGTTGTCCTCGGCCACCCCCGCCTCCGCCCCGCACAGCGCTGCCTACTcgccctcctccctcctgggGAGGCATATTTATTACACCTCACCTTTTTATAGCAATTATACAAACTATGGGAACTTTAACGCTCTCCAGAGCCAGGGAATCCTGAGATACAACTCGGCAGCAGTGGCTTCAAACGAGGGACTAAGTCAGACTGTCTTAAATGCCAGCTCTGTTCATAAGCAGAGCAGTGACTCTTTGAAAACGATCACTAACCAGCTAGAACAGCATTACAGGCCCTCTAGTTATGACTCAAAGAAAG ATCCCACTGAAGTCTGCACAGTAGGAGTACAACCATACCTATAG